Part of the Streptomyces sp. WMMC500 genome is shown below.
GCGAGGCAGGCGCCGCCGGCGGCCCTGGGGTCGCGGACGACGGGGATGTTGGTGCGCAGCGGCTTCTCGCCGGGGACGGTGATCACGTCTTCCTCCGGGGCGGTTCTCCGTGCGCGGGCGAGCCCGCCGCCCGCCGCGGGCGCCGAGCCGCCGGCGAGGGCGGCGGTCACGGCGAGGGCGCCCGCGACGAGGGTGCGGCGGCGGGGAGTTGCGCTGCCGGGTGCGCCGTCGTGGCCGGCCCGGTGGTCGGATGGCGCGGCTTCGGGCCGCTGGTCGTCGTGCGTCATGCGGCAAGCAGACCGCGGCGGCGGGCGCGAGCGCGTCGTGCTCGGGTACGCACCGGGGTCGGACAGCCGGCGGGGGCGGTCTCCGCCTCCGGGGGGAGACGGGCGCCGCCGTGGCGGCCGTACGCTGGCGGGATGGAGCGGACGGGGGGCCGGACGTGGCCGGGTGCCGCGGATGTCGCGCTGCCGGCGGCGCTGGCCGGGGCGCAGCCGGTCGTGTGGGCGGTGGCGTTGCTGGGGTCGGGGGGTCCGGGGGCCGGCTGGGCGGCGGTCGGCGGATTGCTGGCGGTGTTCGTCGCGGCCGGGGCGCTGGTGTGGCGGCGGCGGGCGCCGGGGGCGGTGCTGGCCGCGGTGCTGTTGGTCGACGGCGGCGCGGAGGCCCTGGCGCCGGAGGCGGCGGTGGTGCCGGCGCTGCCGGGGGCGGTGTGGATCGCCCTGTTCTCGCTGGCGGTGCACGGCGGCGTACGGGGCGCGCTGTCCGGCGCAGTGGTGGCCGCGGCGGTCGTGGGGGCGCCGGTCGCGGGCGCGGCGTCGGCGTGGGTTCTCCTCGACGAGTTGCTGGCCGGGGTGCTGGCGCATCTGCTGGTCGTGCTGTGCGGGCGGCTGTGGCGGCACCGGGTGGCGCGGCGGGCGCGGGTCGCGGCGCGGCTGGCCGGGGTGGCGAGGGAGCAGGACGCGGCCGCCGCGGCGGAACGGGAGCGGCTGACGGGCGAGTTGCACGACGCGGCCGGGCACCATCTGAGCGCGGTCGCGGTGCAGAGCGCCGCGGCGCTGCGGCTGGTGGGCAGCAGGCCGGAGCTGGCGGGCGAGGCGCTGGCGGGTGCGGCGGCCATGGGCCGGGCGGCGCTGGCGACGCTGGCGCGGGTGGTGGACGCCGCGGGCGACGAGGCGGTGGGCGGCCCGCCGCACCGGCGGCTCGGCACGCTTTGCGGCCGGCTGGCGGACCTGGGGTTTCCGGTGGGGCTCGCGGTGACGGGGCGGCCGGTGCCGGTGCCGGAGGGCGTCGGCGCCGCCGCGTACCGGGTGGCGCAGGAGTCGTTGACCAACGCGATCCGGCACGCCGCGGGCGCCGCGGTGACCGTACGACTGCACTACGGGACGCGCGAGTTGGTCCTGACGGTGGCCAACGGGGCCGCGGCGGCGGGCGGTCCGGCGGTGCCCGGCGGTGGCGGCGGCTCGGGCGGCTCCGGGGGCCGGGGTGTCGCCGGGATGCGGCGGCGGGTCGAGGCGGCGGGCGGGCGGCTGACGGCCGGTCCCGGCGGGTCGGCTGGTGCCGTCCCACCGGTCCGTACGAATGGCGGTCCGCCCACGCGCGCCGGCGGCTGGGCGGTACGGGACGCTCCGGACGCCCGGGCGGAGGACGGCGGGCGGTCCGTAGGGGCCGACCGCGCGGTCCGTACGGAGGCCGGCCTGCCGCCGGGCGGCGTCGGCCGGTGCGCGGCGGCCCCGCGCGCGGCCGGCACGGAGGACGGCGGCCGGGGCACCGGCGCGGGCCGTCCGGAGGACGATCCGGCACCGGCTGACGGCGGTTGGTGTGTGCGGGCCGTCCTGCCGGTCCGCGGCCGGGCCCGCGCGACGGTCCGCGGGACCGGTGCGGCCGAAGCGGCGGCGTTCGCCGGCTGCGCGCTGGTGCCGCTCGCGGTGAGCCCCTCGGCCGCGCTGCCGCTGCTGCTGCACGCCGCCCCGCTGCTGTGGCTGCGCCGCGCGCCCGCGCGGGCGCTGGCCGTCATGCTGGCCGTCGCGCTCGGCTGGTCGGCGGCGACGGCGGCGGGGCTCCCGGTACCGGCGGCGACGGCGCCGCTGACCGTCGCCGCCGCGGCCGAACTCCTCGCCCTCTGCGCCGTGGCCGCCCGGCACCCGCCGCACCGCTCGTGGCCCGCGCCCGTCGCGGTCGGCGTCGCGGCGGGGACCGTGCTCGGGCTGGCCCTCGCCGCGGATCCCGCGGAGCCGGCCGGCGCCGGCGCCGTCGTGCTCATGGCGGCCCTGGGCCTGACGGCGGTGCCGTGGCTGCTGCCCGTGTGGGCGCTGGGGCTGCTGGCCCGGGCCCGCCGCGGCGAGGGCGGCCGGTGGGAGCGGCGCGTGCTGGACGCGGTGGCGGCTCGCGTCGGTGCGGCGGTGGCCGCGGAGCGGCGGCGCGTCGCGGCCGGGCTGCAGGGCGCTGTGGCCGAGCGCACCGTGCGCCTGGTGCGCGGCGCCGAGTCGGGGCTCGCGGGCCGCATCGGGCACGCCGCCGCACTGGCCGAGGTGACGGACGAGGCGCGGCGGGCGCTGGCGGCGCTGCGCGAGCTGCTCGACATGATGGACCCCGCCGCGGGCGCACCCGTGCCTGCGGGCCGGGCGGCGGAGGTGCGGCGATGAGCGTGCGGGTGCTGGTGGTCGACGACCAGGCGGTGGTACGGGCCGGCTTCGCCGCGGTGATCGGCGCCGAGCCGGACCTGACGGTCGCCGGCGAGGCCGGCGACGGTGCGGAGGCGCTGCGGCTGGCCCGTACCACCGCGCCGGACGTGGTGCTCATGGACATCCGCATGCCGGGCATGGACGGCCTGGCCGCGACCCGGGAGCTGACCGCGGGCGAACCGCCGGCGCGCGTGCTGATCCTGACCACGTTCCGGCGCGACGACTACGTCTTCGAGGCCCTGCGCGCGGGCGCCTCCGGGTTCCTGCTCAAGGACTGCCACCCCCAGGACCTGGTGGACGCCGTCCGCACCGTCGCGGCCGGCGAGGCGCTCCTCGCGCCCGCGGTGGTCCGCGGGCTCGTCGACGCGTTCGCGTCCGGCGCGGTCGTGCCGCGCGCGGCGCGGGACGACCGGCTGGACGCGCTGACGGAGCGCGAGACCCAGGTGCTGCGCCAGGTCGCGAAGGGGCTGAGCAACCCGGAGATCGCCGCGGTCCTCGGCATCGGCAGGTCGACGGTGAAGACCCATGTGACGTCGGTCCTCGCCAAGTTGGGACTGCGGGACCGGACGCAGGCGGTCATCTACGCGTACGAGACCGGCCTCGCCTGACGCCCTCGCCCGACGCCGGGGCGCTACCGCTGCGACTCCTCCAGCAGGCGCAGCGCCAGCTCCTTCAGCTCGGGGCTCGCCTCGGCGGCGTTGCCCGAGTCGTACGGGGGCTGGGGGTCGTACTCGACGGCGAGCTGGACCGCCCGCGCGGTCAGCTCGTCGGTGAGCAGAGCGGCCAGGTGGAGGGACATGTCGATGCCGGCGGAAACGCCGGCGGCGGTGATCACCTTGCCGTCGCGGACGTAGCGTTCCGCGACGTAGGTGACGCCGAAGGTCGCCTCCAGGTAGTCCTTCGACGCCCAGTAGGTGGTGGCGCGGGCGCCGAGCAGGCCGGCGGCGCCGAGGACGAGAGAGCCGGTGCACACCGAGGTGGTGAAGCGGGTGCGGCGGTGGGCGCGGCGCAGGAAGCGGAGGATCGCCGGGTTCTCCATGGCGGCGACGGTGCCCCGGTTGCCGGCGCCGGGGACGAGGACCACGTCCAGTTCGCCGGTCTCGGCGAAGGACCTGTCGGCGACGACCGCGGTGTGCCCAGTGTCCGTACGGACGGGGCCGCGGTGTTCGGCGATCATCGTGATCTCCGCCCCGGGCAGCCGGGAGAGCACCTCGACCGGTCCTGTCGGATCGAGCAGGCTGAAGCCGTCGTACAGCATGACCCCGATCCGCGGTCCTTTCGGGTTCCGCCCCGCGGTCTGCCCCTTCGTGCCGGCGTGGGCCGTCCCGGCCGGGAGGCCGGCCGCCAGGCCCGCCGCGGCGAGCGCCACCGCGCCGCCGAGAGCGGCCCTGCGCGTCGTCCTGTCGGTCTCCGTGTCGCTGTTCGTCATGCCCCGGGATTCTGCCGGTCCGGTTGCGGGCGGGCCGGCGGCATGTCCGGCATCCTGCGAAGCGCGTCCCCGGTGGCCCCGTAGTGGTCCAGGAACGCCTGCCGCAGGGTCTCGGCGGAGCCGAACCCGCAGCGGCGCGCGATGGCGGCCAGCGTCAGCCCGCTGGAGCGGACGAGGTGGGCCGCGCCCTCGGTGCGGGCGGCGCGCACCGCACGTGCGGGGGTGGTGCCGAGGTGCCGGGCGAACAGCCGGGTGAGGTGGCGGGTGCTGATGCCGGCGCGGGCGGCGAGCGCGCGGGGGCCGAGGTCGTCGGCGAGGTGGCCGGAGACGTACCCGAGGAGGTCGCCCACGAGGCGGTCGCCGCTGGGCGGGGCGGCGAGGAACATGCTGATCTGCGCTTGGTCGGCGGGGCGGTGCAGGTACGTCACCAGCTCGCGGGCGACGCCGCGCGCGAGGGTCGGGCCGTGGTCGTCCTCGATCAGCGCGAGGGTGAGGTCCAGCGCGCTGGTGACGCCGGCGGAGGTGTAGACGTGTCCGTCGCGTACGTACAGGGGGGCCGGGTCGACGGCGACGGCCGGGTGGCGGGCGGCGAGTTCGGCGCCGTAGCGCCAGTGGGTGGTCACCCGCCGCTGGTCTACGAGGCCGGCGGCGGCCAGCACGAACACCCCCGTGCACACCGCCGCGACCCGGCGCGCACCGGTCGCGAGCCGCCGTACCTGGCGCACCAACTCCCCGTCCACGCAGGCCCGCTCGTGCCCGATGCCGCCGACGACCATGAGGGTGTCGGGCCGCGCCGGCACCTCGGCGAGACGCTGCCCGCCGCCCAGGCCGATACCGGCGGAGCTGACCACGCCGCGGCCGGTGGCGGTGGCCAGCCCGATGGCGTACGAAGGTGTCGCGCCGAAGCGGTTGGCGGCGTCCAGGGCGCCGCTGGGGCAGGCGATGTCGAGTATCTGCGCGTCGTCGTACGCGACGAGCACCACCCGGCGTACCGCGGCGTCCGCCACCTCGCACCCGCCCTCCGGCCCACGCCACCGTACCGGCCGGCGATCACCGGCAGACAGGAGGCGGGCGTGGTTCAGCGGGGGTCGCTCTCCGGCGGGTTGCCGCCGGCCTGCATGTCGCGAAGGGCCTCGTCGGCGGCTCTGATCTCCGCGTAGTACTGCCGGTGCACCTTGTACGTGCGGTCGATCCGGATCTTGTGGTAGATCCCGGTGGGTTCACCGAAGCGGAAGTCGCGGGGCAGGCGCTGGACGCCGCTGCGGCCCACGATCAGGATGGCGCGGTCGGTGACCACGAACGTCCACACGCGTACGGTGAAGATCAACGAACCGCTCTGCCCGACGAATCCCGTCTGGATCTCCTCGCCGGGCTCCAGGTGTGGTGCGGCCCGCTCGGCGATGAGCGCGACTCGCCGTTCCTGGTGGCCCATGAAACCCCTCCCTGGCAGGACGGGCCGAAGCCTAGCGCAGGCCCCGGCGGGGCAACCACCCGCGCGGGTGACGGCACCGCCTAGCCTGGGCGTATGGCGCTGTTCGAGGTGGCGCGCGGGGTCGACGCGCCCGCGGTGCAGGTCTGGGGGCGGCTGACCGACTGGCCCGCGCACGGCCGGCGGGTTCCGCTGACCCGGATCACCGGTGTCTCCGTGCCCGCGACGGGCGTCGGGGCGCGGTTCACGGCGCGCACGGGTGTGGGCCGGGTGGGCTTCGACGATCCGATGGAGGTCGTCGCGTGGTCACCGCCGGGGGCCGGGCGCGCGGAGGGCCGGTGCCGGTTGGTCAAGCGCGGGCGGGTGGTGCGCGGGTGGGCCGAGATCGAGGTGTACGGGCCAGAGGCGGGCGCCGGTGCGGCCGGGCCGGTGCGGGTGGTGTGGCGGGAGGAGATCGGGGTGCGGGGGGTGCCGCGGGCGCTGGATCCGCTGGTGGCGTGGACCGCACGCCGGGTGTTCGGGCGGGTCCTCGACGGTCTGCTCCGGGGCCTGTGACCGGCACTCCCCGCGCGGCCGGGAGTGAAGAGAACCAGGTCACACCCGAGGCCCGGGCAGTTCATCCTTTAGCCGATCTGGCTAGCATCCGAACATGACTGTCCTGCCCGAAGACGGGCTCTCCCTGGCTAGCGAGTTCGCCGACGCGTCGCACGAGCAGTGGCAGCACCTGGTGGCGGGCGTGCTGCGCAAGTCCGGCAGGGACGTCCCGGCCGACGAGGCCGAGGCCCTGCTGTCCACCGCGCTCGAGGACGGGCTGCGCACCCCGCCGCTCTACACCGCGCGGGACCGCGCGCCGGACCCGGGCCTGCCCGGGTTCGCCCCCTTCGTCCGCGGCGGCCGGCCCGAGGGGAACGCCGCGGGCGGCTGGGACGTACGCCAGCGGCACGCGGCGCCCGACGCGGAGGCCGTGCTCGACGACCTGGAGAACGGCGTCACCTCCCTGTGGCTCGACGTCGGCGGGTCCGGCGGCATCCCGGTGGCGGCGCTGAAGGACGTGCTGAAGGACGTCTACCTCGACCTGGCGCCCGTCGTCCTGGACGCCGGCGCCGAGAGCGAGCCGGCCGCGCGGGAGCTGCTGCGGCTGTACGAGGAGCGCGGTCTCGCCGCCGACGCCGTGCGCGGCGGCCTCGGCGCCGACCCGCTCGGCCACGAGGCCCGTACCGGACGGCCCGGGGACACCGCCGCCATGGCCGGCCTCGCCCGGCTGTGCGCCGACCGCCACCCCGGCCTTCGGGCCGTCACCGTGGACGCGCTGCCGTACCACGAGGCCGGCGGCTCCCCGGCGCAGGAGCTGGGCTGCTCCCTGGCCACGGCGGTCGCCTATCTGCGGGAGCTGACCGCGGCGGGGCTGGGCGCCGCGCAGGCGTGTGCCCAACTGGAGTTCCGGTACGCGGCGACCGCCGACCAGTTCCTGACGGTCGCCAAGCTGCGGGCGGCGCGCCGGCTGTTCTCGCGGGTGGCGGAGGTCTGCGGGGCGCCCGAAGCGGGCGCGCAGCTCCAGCACGCGGTGACCTCGCCGGTGATGGCGACGCGCCGCGACCCGTGGGTGAACATGCTGCGCACCACGGTCGCCACCCTCGCCGCCGGAGTCGGCGGCGCGGACGCGGTGACCGTGCTCCCCTTCGACCACGCCATCGGCCTGCCGGACGCGTTCTCCCGGCGCATCGCCCGGAACACCTCCGCCATTCTTGTCGAGGAGTCGCACCTGGCCCGGGTCATCGACCCGGCGGGCGGCTCCTGGTACGTGGAGCGGCTGACCGACGAACTCGCGCACGCCGGCTGGGCGTTCTTCCAGGAGATCGAGCGGGCCGGCGGCCAGGCCGCCGCGCTGCGCTCCGGGATGGTCGGCGAGCGGCTGGCACGGACCTGGGCGGAGCGCGGCAGGAAGCTCGCCACCCGGCGCGAACCGGTGACCGGGGTCAGCGAGTTCCCCGACCTGGCGGAGAAGCCCGTCGTCCGCGCGCCCGCACAGGCGCCGCCGTCCGGCGGGCTGCCGCGAGTGCGCAGGGACGAGGGCTTCGAGGCGCTGCGGGCGCGCTCCGACGCGCATCTGGCCGCGACCGGCGCCCGGCCGCGCGTCTTCCTCGCCGCGCTGGGCCCGGCCGCCGTACACACCCCGCGGGTGACCTTCGCCGCGAACCTGTTCCAGGCCGGCGGCGTCGAGCCCGTCACCAGCGGCACCTTCGCGGACAGCGGGGCGCGCGAGGCGTGCCTGTGCTCGGGCGACGCGGTGTACGAGGAGCAGGGCGCCGCCGCGGCGGCGGAGCTGCGGACGGCCGGCGCGCGGCACGTGTACCTCGCCGGGCGCCCGGGCCCGTACGACGGCGCCGACACTTACGTCCACGCCGGCTGTGACGCCGTGGCCGTGCTGACCGACGCACTCGACCGCATGGGAGTGGCCCGATGACCGTCCCCGACTTCTCGGACATCGCGCTCGGCACCCCGGCCCCCGCGGCCGGCGCCGACCAGTGGCACGCCGCGGTGAAGGGCGGCGGCGACGGCCGCGACCTCGGCTGGGAGACGCCCGAGGGCATCGCCGTCCGGCCGCTGTACACCGGGCAGGACCTGGCGGACCTGGACTTCCTGGACACCTACCCGGGCGTCGCGCCGTATCTGCGGGGCCCGTACCCGACGATGTACGTCAACCAGCCCTGGACCATCCGGCAGTACGCGGGCTTCTCCACCGCCGAGGAGTCCAACGCCTTCTACCGGCGCAACCTGGCCGCCGGCCAGAAGGGTCTGTCCGTCGCCTTCGACCTGCCCACCCACCGCGGCTACGACAGCGACCACCCGCGGGTGACGGGCGACGTCGGCATGGCGGGGGTGGCGATCGACTCGATCCTCGACATGCGGCAGCTCTTCGACGGCATCCCGCTGGACCGGATGACGGTGTCGATGACGATGAACGGCGCGGTGCTGCCGGTGCTCGCACTGTACATCGTGGCCGCGGAGGAACAGGGGGTGCCGCCTTCGATGCTGGCGGGGACCATCCAGAACGACATCCTCAAGGAGTTCATGGTCCGCAACACCTACATCTACCCGCCGAAGCCGTCGATGCGGATCATCTCCGACATCTTCGCCTTCACCTCCCGGCACATGCCCCGCTACAACTCGATCTCGATCTCCGGCTACCACATCCAGGAGGCGGGC
Proteins encoded:
- a CDS encoding DJ-1/PfpI family protein, whose amino-acid sequence is MADAAVRRVVLVAYDDAQILDIACPSGALDAANRFGATPSYAIGLATATGRGVVSSAGIGLGGGQRLAEVPARPDTLMVVGGIGHERACVDGELVRQVRRLATGARRVAAVCTGVFVLAAAGLVDQRRVTTHWRYGAELAARHPAVAVDPAPLYVRDGHVYTSAGVTSALDLTLALIEDDHGPTLARGVARELVTYLHRPADQAQISMFLAAPPSGDRLVGDLLGYVSGHLADDLGPRALAARAGISTRHLTRLFARHLGTTPARAVRAARTEGAAHLVRSSGLTLAAIARRCGFGSAETLRQAFLDHYGATGDALRRMPDMPPARPQPDRQNPGA
- a CDS encoding SRPBCC family protein; the encoded protein is MALFEVARGVDAPAVQVWGRLTDWPAHGRRVPLTRITGVSVPATGVGARFTARTGVGRVGFDDPMEVVAWSPPGAGRAEGRCRLVKRGRVVRGWAEIEVYGPEAGAGAAGPVRVVWREEIGVRGVPRALDPLVAWTARRVFGRVLDGLLRGL
- a CDS encoding methylmalonyl-CoA mutase subunit beta; translation: MTVLPEDGLSLASEFADASHEQWQHLVAGVLRKSGRDVPADEAEALLSTALEDGLRTPPLYTARDRAPDPGLPGFAPFVRGGRPEGNAAGGWDVRQRHAAPDAEAVLDDLENGVTSLWLDVGGSGGIPVAALKDVLKDVYLDLAPVVLDAGAESEPAARELLRLYEERGLAADAVRGGLGADPLGHEARTGRPGDTAAMAGLARLCADRHPGLRAVTVDALPYHEAGGSPAQELGCSLATAVAYLRELTAAGLGAAQACAQLEFRYAATADQFLTVAKLRAARRLFSRVAEVCGAPEAGAQLQHAVTSPVMATRRDPWVNMLRTTVATLAAGVGGADAVTVLPFDHAIGLPDAFSRRIARNTSAILVEESHLARVIDPAGGSWYVERLTDELAHAGWAFFQEIERAGGQAAALRSGMVGERLARTWAERGRKLATRREPVTGVSEFPDLAEKPVVRAPAQAPPSGGLPRVRRDEGFEALRARSDAHLAATGARPRVFLAALGPAAVHTPRVTFAANLFQAGGVEPVTSGTFADSGAREACLCSGDAVYEEQGAAAAAELRTAGARHVYLAGRPGPYDGADTYVHAGCDAVAVLTDALDRMGVAR
- a CDS encoding response regulator transcription factor — its product is MSVRVLVVDDQAVVRAGFAAVIGAEPDLTVAGEAGDGAEALRLARTTAPDVVLMDIRMPGMDGLAATRELTAGEPPARVLILTTFRRDDYVFEALRAGASGFLLKDCHPQDLVDAVRTVAAGEALLAPAVVRGLVDAFASGAVVPRAARDDRLDALTERETQVLRQVAKGLSNPEIAAVLGIGRSTVKTHVTSVLAKLGLRDRTQAVIYAYETGLA
- a CDS encoding histidine kinase, with product MERTGGRTWPGAADVALPAALAGAQPVVWAVALLGSGGPGAGWAAVGGLLAVFVAAGALVWRRRAPGAVLAAVLLVDGGAEALAPEAAVVPALPGAVWIALFSLAVHGGVRGALSGAVVAAAVVGAPVAGAASAWVLLDELLAGVLAHLLVVLCGRLWRHRVARRARVAARLAGVAREQDAAAAAERERLTGELHDAAGHHLSAVAVQSAAALRLVGSRPELAGEALAGAAAMGRAALATLARVVDAAGDEAVGGPPHRRLGTLCGRLADLGFPVGLAVTGRPVPVPEGVGAAAYRVAQESLTNAIRHAAGAAVTVRLHYGTRELVLTVANGAAAAGGPAVPGGGGGSGGSGGRGVAGMRRRVEAAGGRLTAGPGGSAGAVPPVRTNGGPPTRAGGWAVRDAPDARAEDGGRSVGADRAVRTEAGLPPGGVGRCAAAPRAAGTEDGGRGTGAGRPEDDPAPADGGWCVRAVLPVRGRARATVRGTGAAEAAAFAGCALVPLAVSPSAALPLLLHAAPLLWLRRAPARALAVMLAVALGWSAATAAGLPVPAATAPLTVAAAAELLALCAVAARHPPHRSWPAPVAVGVAAGTVLGLALAADPAEPAGAGAVVLMAALGLTAVPWLLPVWALGLLARARRGEGGRWERRVLDAVAARVGAAVAAERRRVAAGLQGAVAERTVRLVRGAESGLAGRIGHAAALAEVTDEARRALAALRELLDMMDPAAGAPVPAGRAAEVRR
- a CDS encoding DJ-1/PfpI family protein, which produces MTNSDTETDRTTRRAALGGAVALAAAGLAAGLPAGTAHAGTKGQTAGRNPKGPRIGVMLYDGFSLLDPTGPVEVLSRLPGAEITMIAEHRGPVRTDTGHTAVVADRSFAETGELDVVLVPGAGNRGTVAAMENPAILRFLRRAHRRTRFTTSVCTGSLVLGAAGLLGARATTYWASKDYLEATFGVTYVAERYVRDGKVITAAGVSAGIDMSLHLAALLTDELTARAVQLAVEYDPQPPYDSGNAAEASPELKELALRLLEESQR